From Balaenoptera acutorostrata chromosome 8, mBalAcu1.1, whole genome shotgun sequence, the proteins below share one genomic window:
- the WIPF1 gene encoding WAS/WASL-interacting protein family member 1 isoform X2: protein MPKLRSTANRESDSGGSRPPILPPGGRPTSAKPFSPPSGPGRFPVPSPGHRSGPPEPQRNRMPPPRPDVGAKPDNIPPPVPNTPRPVQSSLHNRGSILVPGAPRQPSPGPTPPPLPGNRGAAFGGGSTRQTPSGSSSPFSNRPPLPPTPSRALDDKPPPPPPPVGSRPSIHREAVPPPPPQNSKPPVPSTPRPSPSAQAPPPPPSRPGPPPVPPGSSGGGDEIPRLPQRNLSLSSSSSSSSSAPPLPSPGRSGPLPPPPSERPPPPVRDPPGRSGPLPPPPPMNRNGSTSRALPATPQLPSRSGIDSPRSGPRPPLPPDRPGTGVPPPPPPSTSIRNGFQDSSCEDEWESRFFFHPISDLPPPEPYVPTTKSYPSKLARNESRSGSNRRERGAPPLPPIPR, encoded by the exons attctGGAGGAAGCCGACCCCCGATTTTGCCACCAGGAGGAAGACCCACATCTGCCAAACCTTTCTCTCCCCCAAGTGGCCCAGGGAGGTTCCCTGTGCCTTCTCCAGGCCACAGAAGCGGACCTCCAGAACCTCAGAGGAACCGAATGCCTCCCCCGAGGCCCGACGTGGGCGCGAAGCCTGATAACATTCCGCCTCCAGTGCCTAATACTCCAAGACCCGTTCAGTCAAGTCTGCACAACCGGGGGTCCATCCTAGTGCCCGGGGCCCCCAGGCAGCCCAGCCCCGGGCCgactcctccccctctccccggAAATCGAGGGGCTGCTTTCGGTGGAGGCTCCACCCGCCAGACCCCGTCAGGCTCCTCCTCGCCCTTCTCCAAccggcctccccttccccctacccCGAGCAGGGCCTTGGATGACAAAccccctcctccgcctcctccagTGGGCAGCAGGCCCTCCATCCACAGGGAGGCCGTCCCCCCGCCGCCCCCTCAGAACAGCAAGCCCCCGGTGCCCTCCACCCCGCGGCCTTCCCCCTCggcgcaggccccgcccccgccccccagcaggCCGGGCCCTCCCCCAGTGCCCCCAGGGTCCAGTGGCGGCGGCGACGAAATCCCGAGGCTCCCACAGCGGAACCTGTCCCTCTCGTCGTCCTCGTCGTCCTCGTCATCTGCGCCTCCCTTACCTTCACCCGGGCGGTCGGGCCCTCTTCCTCCCCCGCCCAGCGAGAGACCCCCTCCTCCGGTGAGGGACCCACCGGGCAGATCAG GCCCTCTCCCACCACCTCCTCCAATGAACAGAAATGGCAGCACATCTCGGGCCCTGCCTGCCACCCCTCAGTTGCCATCCAGGAGTGGAATAGATAGTCCCAGAAGTGGGCCCCGGCCTCCTCTTCCTCCCGACAGGCCTGGCACTGGGgtgcctcccccacctccaccatcGACATCAATTAGAAACGGCTTCCAGGACTCTTCATGTGAAG ATGAGTGGGAAAGCAGATTCTTCTTCCATCCGATTTCTGATTTGCCACCTCCAGAGCCATATGTACCAACAACCAAAAGTTATCCCAGTAAATTGGCAAGAAATGAAAGCCGGA GTGGATCCAACCGAAGAGAAAGGGGtgccccaccccttcctcctatCCCGAGGTGA